The genomic stretch TTTGGGCAGGCCTCATACACGCTATTGTGTCGGGAACTATGCTTTCCTCTACTCTTGCGGGAAAACGAATAACTCTTTTTACAAGTGATTCCGAAAGTCTATAATAGCGCATCTTATATTGCGCGTGGTTTGTGAACAAATATTTTTGAGGCAGTTTTTTCTGCATAGAACAGCGGGGTCTTATATTAAAAACTTAACAGCACTGTTAATGCCAACTCTATAAAGGCAATAACAAAAAATCCCACAAGCAGAAAAAGGTCTATCGGAAGCTTGATTTTTATGACGCTTTCCGAGTCCTCGCTTTCTCTTCCCTCTTCCATCGCTTTCACTGCCTCTTTTGCTTTCTGCTCCTCTCTTGCTTCTACCGCCTCTTTTACAAGTGTCTGTATAAAAATGAATATTATAGTTGTTAGGGCAAGCGGCCACGACTGCACCATAAAAGAAAATGCGATAAAAATCACCCCCACTATAAGGGAGATGCCATAGTAACTTCTGTTGGCGAAATTGTTCATAGTTTAGGTTTTAGGAATTGGGTTTTGGCTTCTTAGGAAAGAGAGCCCTCTTTTTTAAGCAATTCTTTCTTTTTGTCCTCCCCTCTATTATAACCTCCAGCACCCCCGTTTGAAAGCACCACTCGATGGCAGGGAATATCAGGATTGTAATTTTTGTTTAATATATTGCCCACAGCACGGTAAGCACGCGGACTTCCCGCGAGTTCGGCAACCTGCTTGTATGTTAAAACCTCCCCTTTTGGGATCTTAGATACTACTTTATAAACCTTTTGTTGAAACATGCTTCCCATAATTCTTTATTGTAGAATAGAATGCAGTTCAACTCAATAAAAAATAATTCCTGTCATATCTAATTTACCTGTAATAAAAGCCGTAGTATACTAAAATCATGGCACTTGATTTATACATTTTTAATTTTTTAAATAGTTTTGCCGGGCAGTCGCGCATTTGGGACGCGATTTTTGTATTTATGGCATCGGATTTGGCAATCATTATTCCTGCCGCGGTTGTTTTGTGGATTGCGTTTGAGAAACATGAGTTGCATAAGCAGATTCAGATGCTTTTAATTGTTTCTGCCGCCGCGGTTTTATCCCGCTTTATTATCACAGAAATTATTCGCAATTTTTATAATCGTCCGCGCCCTTTTGATGTAAGTGAAGTCAATCTTTTATTCCAACACGAGGGATACGGTTCATTTCCCTCAGGTCACTCAACATTTTTCTTTGCAATAGCAACTGCCGTGTATCTTTACAATAAAAAATGGGGCATTGTCTTTTTTGCAGCCACGTTTTTAATGACATTAAGCCGTGTTATTGCGGGCATACACTGGCCTAGCGATATTTTGGGCGGTATGGCTATAGGCGTTATATCTGCATATCTTATGTTTTATGTTTCAAAAAAGATAAAACCGCCTTTAAAGCCCGGTAAAATCAG from Candidatus Spechtbacterales bacterium encodes the following:
- a CDS encoding MGMT family protein, producing MGSMFQQKVYKVVSKIPKGEVLTYKQVAELAGSPRAYRAVGNILNKNYNPDIPCHRVVLSNGGAGGYNRGEDKKKELLKKEGSLS
- a CDS encoding phosphatase PAP2 family protein, giving the protein MALDLYIFNFLNSFAGQSRIWDAIFVFMASDLAIIIPAAVVLWIAFEKHELHKQIQMLLIVSAAAVLSRFIITEIIRNFYNRPRPFDVSEVNLLFQHEGYGSFPSGHSTFFFAIATAVYLYNKKWGIVFFAATFLMTLSRVIAGIHWPSDILGGMAIGVISAYLMFYVSKKIKPPLKPGKISEGI